The Littorina saxatilis isolate snail1 linkage group LG15, US_GU_Lsax_2.0, whole genome shotgun sequence genome contains a region encoding:
- the LOC138948101 gene encoding microfibril-associated glycoprotein 4-like yields the protein MTEIVKKSIIIIATIFTICELLDALEEREGKIFLKCPRGLKSPNSGSETNGRSPIDCFRMCSQRSGCSGVNICQEQSGQFMCAMTEDPHQGECTGLTAASQPSCYYAHRDSRLAEVMTEAEETTLATQEATTTEIACQNGGTPNGEKCDCPVHYGGRTCNRLIRDCSEPFQNGHTNSDYDGIYAIQPATAPSPIEVKCQFRAGGETLPLRRRGSTNFCQDWATCKAPYNMQDLPSPVPKYFIGLENLHHLLSQAEYKLYVYMLVMNGTGYVSKTMHYTNFSVDAESSSFAVTHDGFDCTNCDADDAFSGSLPVVFVSSGHDVNGCSAQRGGKSGWFGSNCKGSDLFSNGLFYWPVNGTDTDVRLIEFAFTRVSTSFYDD from the exons ATGACGGAGATTGTCAAGAAATCCATAATTATCATCGCTACGATATTCACTATCTGTGAATTGTTAGACGCCCTGGAGGAAAGGGAGGGGAAAATATTTTTGAAGTGTCCACGAGGTTTGAAGAGTCCAAACAGTGGTTCTGAAACTAATGGACGTTCACCCATCGACTGCTTTCGGATGTGTTCGCAGAGAAGCGGATGTTCTGGTGTAAATATTTGCCAGGAACAATCGGGGCAGTTCATGTGTGCAATGACGGAGGATCCACATCAGGGTGAATGCACAGGCCTGACTGCAGCGTCTCAACCCTCATGCTACTATGCTCATCGG GACAGCAGGCTCGCAGAAGTGATGACAGAGGCTGAGGAGACAACTCTGGCCACACAGGAAGCGACCACAACCGAAATTGCATGTCAAAATGGCGGAACACCGAATGGAGAAAAGTGTGACTGTCCTGTGCACTATGGAGGGAGGACTTGTAATCGCCTTATAAGAG ATTGCTCGGAGCCATTTCAGAATGGACACACGAACAGTGACTACGACGGTATATACGCCATCCAGCCAGCCACAGCACCGAGTCCAATTGAG GTCAAGTGCCAGTTTCGAGCCGGAGGCGAGACATTGCCACTTAGAAGACGTGGATCCACAAACTTCTGTCAGGACTGGGCCACTTGCAAGGCGCCCTACAATATGCAGGATCTCCCCAGTCCTGTTCCTAAATATTTCATTGGCCTTGAAAACCTGCACCATCTCTTGAGTCAGGCGGAGTACAAACTGTACGTCTACATGCTGGTGATGAACGGTACTGGATATGTTTCCAAAACGATGCACTACACCAACTTTTCTGTGGATGCGGAATCCTCATCATTCGCCGTGACCCACGATGGCTTCGACTGTACAAATTGCGACGCCGATGATGCGTTTTCAGGTTCCCTTCCGGTAGTGTTTGTTTCCAGCGGACATGACGTCAACGGATGTTCTGCCCAACGTGGTGGTAAAAGCGGTTGGTTCGGAAGCAATTGTAAAGGTTCAGATCTCTTTTCCAACGGCTTGTTTTACTGGCCGGTTAACGGCACGGACACTGACGTTCGTCTGATCGAATTTGCTTTTACTCGGGTGTCAACGTCATTTTACGACGATTAG
- the LOC138947997 gene encoding palmitoyltransferase ZDHHC12-A-like, with the protein MVRISHMHSCLHLHGIAWKPLWGDWFKANILLLIDLLVLIISGFVVVGLLGFHTFLMLRGMTTWEAASRERITYLRYLDEDYNPFNEGLCKNIYYFLCSCRTRKWEVRKRASAKQKQTTLDTFFGDM; encoded by the exons ATGGTTCGCATCTCCCACATGCACTCATGTTTGCACTT GCACGGCATAGCGTGGAAACCATTGTGGGGGGACTGGTTTAAAGCCAACATCCTCCTTCTCATCGACCTCCTCGTTCTCATCATCAGCGGCTTCGTCGTCGTCGGTCTTCTGGGATTTCACACCTTCCTGATGCTGCGAGGAATGACCACCTGGGAAGCCGCCTCCCGCGAGCGCATCACGTACCTGAGGTACCTGGATGAGGATTACAACCCTTTTAACGAGGGCTTGTGCAAAAATATTTACTACTTCCTCTGTTCTTGTCGCACTCGCAAGTGGGAGG TGAGGAAACGTGCCAGTGCCAaacagaagcagacgacactggaCACATTCTTTGGAGACATGTAG